The proteins below are encoded in one region of Rana temporaria chromosome 2, aRanTem1.1, whole genome shotgun sequence:
- the LOC120928156 gene encoding olfactory receptor 6B1-like, producing the protein MEDNVQSGEITWVEVKENGQRRDKAWVGVKENDRGRKHTWVGVKENVQADSMGNESEVFQFILIGFPGLPEKFYAIVASVIICVYSLSLCANITVIMIILLKAHLHQPMYIIILNLAVSDLIFDTSTMPNIIVRYFSGDGTLSFTACCFQMGMVHSLNCVDSLTIMLMAFDRYVAICKPLRYHSIITNKVAMALCCLVWLAGSSVGLFVMSWVLPLPFCGPNRIRLFYCSMSLVAVLSCTDTSMIRRNGFYAGIIMHVGPLTFILISYIVIIASIYLTSRSENWQKLYNTCIAHWFVITLFYLPRVIDYGIQAQILSNTDVFVLLNCLYTYVPHFSSPIIFCLRTQEIRRTLRKILGERLR; encoded by the exons ATGGAGGATAATGTCCAATCTGGAGAGATAACATGggtggaagtgaaggaaaatgggCAAAGAAGAGATAAGGCATGGGTCGGAGTGAAAGAGAATGATCGAGGGAGAAAACATACATGGGTCGGAGTAAAGGAGAATGTACAAGCAG ATAGCATGGGGAATGAATCTGAGGTCTTTCAATTCATCCTCATTGGTTTCCCAGGTCTCCCGGAAAAGTTTTATGCCATAGTGGCTTCAGTAATAATCTGTGTCTACAGCCTATCTCTGTGTGCAAATATCACGGTGATAATGATAATCCTCCTGAAGGCCCATCTACACCAGCCCATGTATATCATTATCCTAAACCTGGCTGTTTCTGACCTCATTTTTGACACATCGACCATGCCGAATATTATCGTCAGATATTTTTCTGGAGACGGGACTTTATCTTTTACTGCCTGTTGTTTTCAGATGGGGATGGTCCATTCCTTGAACTGTGTCGATTCCTTAACCATTATGCTGATGGCCTTTGATCGGTATGTTGCCATCTGCAAGCCTCTTAGATATCACTCTATAATTACCAATAAAGTGGCCATGGCATTGTGTTGCCTGGTCTGGCTTGCTGGTTCCTCTGTTGGATTATTTGTCATGAGTTGGGTTCTTCCTCTTCCATTTTGCGGACCAAACAGAATCCGGTTGTTTTACTGCTCGATGTCTCTTGTCGCTGTTCTGTCATGTACGGATACTTCGATGATCAGAAGGAATGGATTTTATGCTGGCATAATCATGCACGTAGGTCCTTTAACCTTCATTTTAATTTCATACATTGTCATCATTGCAAGTATTTATCTGACATCCCGATCAGAAAACTGGCAGAAGCTCTACAACACCTGCATCGCGCACTGGTTTGTCATCACCCTCTTCTACTTACCTCGGGTCATCGATTACGGCATCCAGGCTCAGATACTTTCCAACACCGATGTCTTTGTGTTGCTTAATTGCCTGTACACCTATGTACCCCACTTCAGCAGCCCCATCATTTTTTGTCTTCGGACCCAAGAAATAAGAAGGACCTTGAGAAAAATTCTAGGTGAAAGACTGAGGTAG